One genomic window of Vibrio rhizosphaerae includes the following:
- the cysC gene encoding adenylyl-sulfate kinase — MSIAPNEKDQHIVWHQHPIDKAFRATLKKQKPAVLWFTGLSGAGKSTVAGALEHRLAQLGYHTYLLDGDNVRHGLCRDLGFSAQDRRENIRRIGELAKLMADAGLIVLTAFISPHRTERQMVRELLPEGEFLEVFVNTTLEVCEQRDPKGLYKKARAGEIVNFTGIDAEYEVPLQPEIDLPAGEMGIDALVEQCLTQLNQRGIIDTASH; from the coding sequence ATGAGTATCGCGCCAAATGAAAAAGATCAACATATCGTCTGGCATCAGCACCCGATCGATAAAGCATTTCGTGCGACGCTGAAAAAGCAGAAACCTGCCGTGCTCTGGTTTACCGGATTATCCGGGGCTGGAAAATCAACAGTGGCCGGTGCGCTGGAACATCGCCTTGCCCAATTGGGTTATCACACCTATCTGCTGGATGGTGACAATGTGCGCCACGGGTTATGTCGTGACCTTGGTTTTTCTGCTCAGGATCGCCGGGAAAATATCCGTCGGATCGGGGAACTGGCCAAGTTGATGGCAGATGCCGGGTTGATTGTGTTGACCGCATTTATCTCGCCACATCGCACCGAACGCCAAATGGTACGAGAGTTACTGCCGGAGGGGGAGTTTTTGGAAGTGTTTGTCAACACCACGCTGGAGGTGTGTGAACAGCGCGATCCGAAAGGGTTGTACAAAAAAGCACGGGCGGGTGAGATTGTGAATTTTACCGGCATTGATGCCGAATATGAGGTGCCACTACAGCCTGAGATTGATCTGCCAGCCGGTGAAATGGGGATTGATGCTTTAGTCGAACAATGTCTGACCCAACTCAATCAACGCGGCATCATCGATACGGCATCACACTAA
- a CDS encoding DUF2607 family protein, producing the protein MLAASKTIRPSMIRLPGKMVALATIFLMLWLSAAYIIHQADTLAVHHQHHDCQLFAGIHHAIQSSVPILPVIASHGYSEPTSEIIRISLPFLAYFARSPPSVVQ; encoded by the coding sequence ATGTTGGCTGCCAGTAAAACGATTCGTCCATCAATGATTCGTCTCCCCGGAAAGATGGTGGCGCTTGCTACCATCTTTTTGATGCTCTGGCTGAGCGCAGCTTATATTATTCATCAAGCTGACACATTAGCCGTGCATCATCAGCATCATGACTGTCAGTTATTCGCCGGGATTCACCACGCAATTCAATCTTCTGTACCGATTCTGCCAGTTATCGCGTCTCACGGATATAGCGAACCAACATCAGAAATCATTAGAATAAGTCTGCCATTTTTAGCTTATTTTGCGCGCTCACCTCCGTCAGTCGTTCAGTAA
- a CDS encoding ABC transporter permease: MKIIMNLAWKSVLNRKTTALLTILTVAISVILLMGVERIRTQAKSSFANTISGTDLIVGGRSGQVNLLLYSVFRIGNATNNIDWKSFQEFSHHRAVKWAIPISLGDSHKGFRVMGTNLDYFKFYQYGHKQHLSFQAGQPFHGLFDTVIGADVAKKLNYHIGSKIIIAHGISDVGFSRHDHLPFTVTGILAPTGTPVDQTVHVSLAAIEAIHVGWESGAHIGETPDAAVLEKRHFQPSQITAMYLGLKSRIQTFALQREINEYRKEPLSAILPGVALQELWGMMSVAEKALMAVSVFVVIAGLMGMLSSLLTSLQERRREMAILRAMGAQPKHVFALLISEASALTFTGIVVGVAGLYGLMSLIAPVIHAQYGIIITLDRLSYHEWQLLGYVQLAGILIGVVPALRAYRQSLSDGMTIRI, translated from the coding sequence ATGAAAATCATTATGAATCTGGCCTGGAAGAGTGTTCTCAATCGTAAAACAACGGCACTCTTAACGATTTTAACCGTGGCGATTTCGGTCATTCTCCTCATGGGTGTAGAACGGATCCGAACACAAGCGAAAAGCAGCTTTGCCAATACGATTTCCGGTACCGATCTGATTGTCGGCGGACGCTCCGGCCAAGTGAACCTGCTCCTTTATTCTGTCTTTCGAATCGGCAATGCCACCAATAATATCGACTGGAAAAGTTTTCAGGAATTCAGCCATCATCGTGCAGTCAAGTGGGCGATCCCCATCTCGCTGGGAGATTCTCATAAAGGCTTCCGGGTCATGGGAACCAACCTTGATTATTTTAAATTCTACCAATACGGACATAAGCAGCACCTGAGTTTTCAGGCTGGTCAGCCATTCCATGGACTATTCGACACCGTCATCGGAGCCGATGTCGCCAAAAAACTTAACTATCATATTGGCAGCAAAATTATCATTGCTCATGGCATCAGTGATGTCGGATTCAGCCGCCATGATCATCTCCCCTTTACCGTGACCGGAATTCTTGCCCCGACAGGCACGCCGGTGGATCAAACCGTTCATGTTTCACTGGCCGCGATTGAAGCGATTCATGTCGGCTGGGAATCCGGTGCTCATATTGGCGAAACGCCGGATGCAGCCGTTCTGGAAAAAAGACATTTTCAACCCTCTCAAATTACCGCAATGTATCTGGGCTTAAAATCCCGGATCCAAACATTCGCCTTGCAGAGAGAGATCAACGAATATCGTAAAGAACCGTTGAGTGCTATTCTTCCCGGGGTCGCATTACAAGAATTATGGGGCATGATGTCTGTGGCCGAAAAGGCGTTGATGGCGGTATCGGTTTTTGTGGTGATTGCCGGCCTGATGGGGATGCTCAGCAGCCTGTTAACCAGCCTGCAAGAAAGACGACGTGAGATGGCGATTCTCCGAGCGATGGGCGCTCAGCCGAAACATGTCTTTGCCCTCTTGATCAGTGAAGCCAGTGCGTTAACCTTTACCGGTATTGTTGTCGGTGTGGCAGGATTATATGGTTTAATGTCGCTGATCGCACCGGTGATTCACGCCCAGTACGGTATTATCATCACACTGGATCGTTTGAGCTACCATGAATGGCAATTACTGGGTTACGTGCAACTCGCAGGGATTCTGATTGGTGTAGTGCCGGCACTACGCGCCTACCGACAATCACTCAGCGATGGCATGACCATAAGAATATAG
- a CDS encoding TIGR03899 family protein — translation MEQRTPTVIEHQDDGATKSHSRSRYIKDSGHRIQSIAKDHGLDALISEEKPEIAPFERAIQRERKRREQRQKNLESIVRLAYKSCKNETAGDPDQDWLYRFFDMAQDIHNSSMQRLWAQVLKREVTNPGSTSMKALQVLKDMTPKEAQILQKSAAIACSFGQDSSRKLFVGIRAHNGIFTFGKRDTTITLSLGSFQLPYSSLLVLIELGLLHATELASGEIEQESALPFHYQGKNLSLQAMSKGIHLLYYRFSPTGNELCKLLGNKLNQQYYDQMVALLGQKFMIHTDATGSIHHTV, via the coding sequence ATGGAACAACGCACTCCTACGGTTATTGAACATCAGGATGATGGGGCAACCAAGTCTCATTCAAGAAGCCGCTATATCAAAGATAGCGGTCATCGAATCCAAAGCATTGCCAAAGATCATGGGCTCGATGCGTTGATCAGTGAAGAAAAACCAGAAATTGCACCGTTTGAAAGAGCGATACAACGAGAACGAAAGCGGAGAGAACAGCGGCAAAAAAACTTGGAGAGTATCGTCAGACTCGCCTATAAATCCTGTAAAAATGAGACTGCAGGCGATCCGGATCAGGATTGGCTCTATCGCTTTTTCGATATGGCGCAGGACATCCATAACTCATCGATGCAACGCCTGTGGGCACAAGTGCTGAAACGTGAAGTCACTAATCCCGGCTCGACTTCGATGAAAGCCTTGCAAGTGCTCAAAGATATGACCCCCAAAGAAGCTCAAATCTTACAGAAATCTGCCGCGATTGCCTGTAGCTTCGGGCAAGACAGCAGCCGTAAGTTATTCGTTGGGATCCGGGCACACAATGGGATTTTTACCTTCGGCAAGCGCGATACCACAATCACCCTGAGTTTGGGAAGTTTTCAGCTCCCTTATTCAAGCTTGCTGGTTTTAATCGAACTGGGGCTGTTGCATGCAACCGAGCTGGCCTCCGGTGAAATTGAACAAGAATCAGCCCTCCCCTTTCATTATCAGGGCAAGAACCTGTCCCTGCAGGCGATGAGTAAAGGGATTCATTTACTCTATTATCGCTTCAGCCCCACCGGTAATGAATTATGTAAACTGTTAGGTAATAAACTCAACCAACAATACTACGATCAAATGGTTGCTTTATTAGGTCAGAAATTCATGATTCATACCGATGCTACCGGCAGTATCCACCACACCGTCTAA
- the tamA gene encoding autotransporter assembly complex protein TamA has translation MRQYFTLFGLLFGLCCSAVSAERQISLSIDGLDGDLSDNVDAYLSSISPQDYAPSLRFQARVKDNISQALQALGYYHPVIRFSYNQADAAITVHVDPGPPTRIDSVDIQLLGDARQDEYFQRVVQASRLKKGEILNHADYEQLKSRLQSLALERGYFNAKFASNRLEILKDDNLARVVLHFDSGIRYRFGKTIMVGSQIESERVASLQPYRPGDPYEVSKVGEFNQRLASTDWFSSVLVEPDLSQLDSQQDLSMHVTLTPASQNQIETGAGYSTDVGPTVLLKWNKPWINNKGHSFSSSFSLSNPEQRVTASYKIPLEDVLNQYYELQYGLKRVDKLDTKSIESNLSVERHWRLSNGWQRTLFTRYLIENYELGTLDDVGQFVLPGITLSRTRVRGKRLLTWGDKETLTLEYGNKNLHSETDILRIQAGTSWIRTYEEHHRGLFRLAGGANFVDDFNQVSPSLRFFAGGDNSIRGYSYESISPRDAKGALSGAKYLATASLEYQYNLYGNWWAALFYDYGDAFNTSPNWKRGTGVGVRWVSPIGPVRLDFAWGLDATPGDEFHIHFTLGPDL, from the coding sequence ATGAGACAATATTTTACGCTTTTTGGATTACTGTTTGGGCTGTGTTGTTCTGCCGTGTCTGCAGAACGTCAGATCTCCCTTTCCATTGATGGATTGGATGGCGATCTGTCTGACAACGTCGATGCTTATCTGTCATCCATTTCACCCCAAGATTATGCCCCGAGTTTACGTTTTCAGGCTCGTGTCAAAGACAATATATCGCAGGCTTTACAAGCGCTGGGTTACTATCATCCCGTCATTCGTTTTTCATACAATCAAGCCGATGCGGCAATCACGGTTCATGTGGATCCCGGCCCGCCGACACGCATTGATAGCGTTGATATTCAGCTTTTGGGAGATGCCCGGCAAGATGAATATTTTCAGCGTGTAGTGCAGGCAAGCCGACTGAAAAAAGGTGAAATCCTCAATCATGCTGATTATGAGCAGTTGAAGTCTCGGTTACAAAGTCTGGCGTTGGAGCGCGGTTACTTTAATGCAAAGTTTGCCAGCAATCGTCTGGAAATTCTGAAAGATGACAATCTGGCGCGGGTGGTGCTGCATTTTGACAGTGGGATCCGCTATCGTTTCGGTAAAACCATTATGGTCGGAAGCCAGATTGAATCAGAGCGGGTGGCGTCATTACAGCCCTACCGCCCCGGAGACCCTTATGAGGTTTCTAAAGTCGGGGAGTTTAATCAGCGTCTCGCAAGCACCGATTGGTTTTCTTCGGTTTTGGTTGAACCGGATTTGAGTCAGCTGGATTCACAACAAGACTTATCGATGCATGTCACCTTGACACCAGCCAGCCAGAATCAGATTGAAACGGGGGCCGGTTATTCGACAGACGTCGGACCAACGGTATTACTGAAGTGGAATAAGCCGTGGATCAATAACAAGGGGCATAGCTTCAGCAGTAGTTTCTCTCTGTCCAATCCGGAACAGCGTGTGACCGCGAGTTATAAAATACCGCTGGAAGATGTATTGAATCAGTATTACGAACTGCAATACGGGCTGAAACGGGTCGACAAGCTGGATACAAAAAGTATTGAATCGAACCTCTCGGTTGAACGGCATTGGCGGTTATCGAATGGCTGGCAGCGGACGTTATTTACCCGTTATCTGATAGAGAATTATGAGTTGGGGACGCTCGATGACGTCGGCCAATTTGTTTTACCGGGGATTACACTTTCCCGGACTCGGGTTAGAGGTAAGCGCTTGCTCACTTGGGGAGATAAAGAAACACTAACACTAGAATACGGTAATAAGAATTTGCACTCAGAAACCGATATTTTAAGAATTCAAGCAGGGACGTCGTGGATTCGGACCTATGAAGAACATCATCGCGGATTATTCCGTTTGGCGGGCGGCGCCAATTTTGTGGATGATTTTAATCAGGTTTCTCCGTCACTGCGGTTTTTTGCCGGGGGGGATAACAGTATTCGCGGTTATTCGTATGAGTCGATCTCGCCGCGAGATGCCAAAGGTGCGCTGAGCGGGGCTAAGTATCTGGCGACGGCATCACTGGAGTATCAATACAATCTCTATGGTAACTGGTGGGCGGCACTGTTTTACGATTATGGTGATGCGTTTAATACCTCGCCAAATTGGAAACGTGGTACGGGCGTTGGTGTGCGTTGGGTCTCGCCGATTGGTCCGGTGCGTCTTGATTTTGCCTGGGGGCTGGATGCGACACCGGGTGATGAATTCCATATTCACTTCACATTAGGGCCGGATTTATGA
- a CDS encoding DUF3299 domain-containing protein, with amino-acid sequence MKNTFLSLMFLCMALSSASAWSVPKPQTLDWMDLIPKKERHQFDQQGMPAVNHNGNTPAKQSHVGDVRPDLDGKFVKIPGFVIPLEGDDQTITEFLLVPYFGACIHVPPPPPNQIIYVKFPKGAPVQELWDIIYVVGKLRAEPVSSDVADAGYKIEGSRIEPYDDQ; translated from the coding sequence ATGAAGAACACGTTTTTATCGCTCATGTTCCTGTGCATGGCACTTAGCTCTGCCTCAGCCTGGAGTGTTCCCAAGCCTCAGACGCTTGACTGGATGGATTTGATCCCGAAGAAAGAACGTCATCAGTTCGATCAACAGGGGATGCCTGCCGTCAATCATAATGGTAACACTCCCGCCAAACAGAGTCATGTCGGTGATGTCCGGCCAGATCTCGACGGAAAATTTGTCAAAATTCCGGGGTTTGTCATCCCTCTCGAAGGCGATGATCAAACTATTACCGAGTTTCTGCTGGTTCCTTATTTTGGCGCATGTATTCATGTGCCACCCCCACCGCCGAATCAGATTATTTATGTCAAATTCCCGAAAGGTGCCCCTGTTCAGGAGCTGTGGGATATCATCTATGTTGTCGGCAAACTCAGGGCAGAGCCGGTCAGCAGTGACGTTGCTGATGCTGGATATAAAATCGAGGGGAGTCGTATTGAACCTTACGATGATCAGTAA
- the zrgA gene encoding zinc uptake protein ZrgA, with amino-acid sequence MFKIHNLALVAGLMTVVSAQAEEGFRQHEAHVHGVVEMNIAQDADALLVEITAPGMDVVGFEHPPQTDQEHQALDQAVALLKRADDLITINAAAGCTLEHSNVRQTAHHHEHEDEHEHHDHDAAHESEHHHDHDEDADHDEEHHHDGDEHEHGTHTAFSIQYTYTCQNSGKLDHLTTQWFSHFPRSHEIHTNVFTDRQQTAIKLNPDQTKVSL; translated from the coding sequence ATGTTTAAAATACATAACCTTGCATTGGTTGCAGGGCTCATGACAGTAGTATCAGCACAAGCCGAAGAAGGTTTTCGTCAGCACGAAGCGCATGTTCACGGTGTTGTCGAAATGAATATAGCTCAGGATGCTGATGCATTATTGGTCGAAATCACGGCTCCGGGTATGGATGTGGTTGGTTTTGAGCATCCGCCACAAACCGATCAGGAGCATCAAGCACTCGATCAAGCCGTGGCGCTGCTGAAACGAGCGGATGATCTGATTACCATCAATGCAGCGGCTGGCTGTACACTTGAACATAGCAATGTGCGTCAGACGGCTCACCACCATGAGCATGAAGATGAGCACGAACATCACGATCATGATGCTGCCCATGAAAGTGAGCACCACCATGACCACGATGAAGATGCGGATCATGATGAAGAACATCATCATGATGGCGATGAGCATGAGCATGGCACGCATACTGCCTTTTCAATTCAGTATACTTATACCTGTCAAAACAGTGGCAAGTTAGATCACCTCACCACACAGTGGTTCAGTCATTTCCCACGCTCACATGAAATACATACAAATGTCTTTACAGATCGTCAACAGACAGCCATAAAGCTGAATCCGGATCAGACGAAAGTATCTTTGTAA
- a CDS encoding ABC transporter ATP-binding protein, with protein sequence MKDSQPSGSEYVIELRNVQFCWTVDAPPTIDIEHLTVSAGEHLFIKGPSGCGKSTLLALLTGINTCQSGSLSVLGHELSALPSRQRDRFRADHIGYIFQQFNLLPYLSVIDNVVLPCHFSARRRDHITGTLHDKAHQLLTGLKLPEHLLNQPVVELSIGQQQRVAAARALIGSPQLIIADEPTSALDYDNRSAFIQLLMEEADQVNATLVFVSHDPTLESMFNRSISLPQLNRVGN encoded by the coding sequence ATGAAGGATTCACAACCATCTGGATCAGAATACGTCATCGAGCTCCGCAATGTGCAATTTTGCTGGACTGTCGATGCTCCCCCGACGATTGATATTGAGCACCTGACCGTCAGTGCCGGTGAGCATCTATTCATCAAAGGCCCAAGCGGCTGCGGGAAATCCACCCTGCTCGCGCTTCTGACAGGGATCAATACGTGCCAGTCAGGTTCACTCTCTGTCTTAGGCCATGAGTTATCCGCTTTACCATCCAGACAACGGGACCGCTTCCGTGCGGATCATATTGGTTATATATTTCAACAATTTAACTTACTGCCATATCTGTCTGTTATCGACAACGTTGTGCTTCCCTGTCATTTTTCAGCACGGCGCCGGGATCATATTACCGGCACCTTGCACGACAAAGCTCATCAATTGTTGACCGGTTTAAAACTTCCGGAACATTTACTCAATCAGCCAGTCGTAGAACTCAGCATTGGACAACAACAACGCGTTGCAGCCGCACGGGCATTGATCGGTTCACCCCAGCTGATTATCGCAGACGAACCTACTTCAGCACTGGATTACGACAACCGCAGTGCCTTCATTCAGCTCCTGATGGAAGAAGCCGATCAGGTCAATGCAACACTGGTGTTTGTCAGTCACGATCCGACACTGGAATCCATGTTTAACCGCAGTATCAGTCTGCCGCAACTGAATCGGGTAGGAAACTAG
- the msrA gene encoding peptide-methionine (S)-S-oxide reductase MsrA, whose translation MSDKQQMVTEETALKGRFTPLEIEDHHFVNHTRLTAEPEKGQQKILIGMGCFWGAERLFWQLPGVISTSVGYSGGYTPNPTYDEVCTGQTGHAEVVRIIYQPQQISLETLLGHFWENHDPTQGMRQGNDLGTQYRSVIYVYHDKQRLIAEHSRQTYQKLLNSEGRGQITTEIQSAGPYYFAESYHQQYLAKNPNGYCGLAGTGVCFTPL comes from the coding sequence ATGTCAGACAAACAACAGATGGTTACAGAAGAAACTGCTTTGAAAGGTCGTTTCACACCACTTGAAATAGAAGACCATCATTTTGTCAATCACACCCGTCTCACGGCTGAGCCAGAAAAAGGCCAGCAGAAAATCTTAATCGGGATGGGCTGTTTCTGGGGTGCGGAAAGACTGTTCTGGCAACTTCCCGGCGTTATTTCTACCTCAGTCGGTTACTCCGGCGGATATACACCGAACCCGACTTATGACGAGGTCTGTACCGGTCAAACCGGCCACGCCGAAGTGGTCAGAATCATTTATCAGCCGCAACAAATCTCACTGGAAACCCTACTCGGGCATTTCTGGGAAAATCACGATCCCACGCAGGGGATGCGTCAGGGCAATGATCTCGGGACACAATACCGTTCGGTTATCTATGTTTATCACGATAAACAGCGTTTGATCGCTGAACATTCGCGGCAAACGTACCAAAAATTACTCAATAGTGAAGGCCGAGGACAAATCACCACGGAGATTCAGTCCGCCGGACCTTATTACTTTGCCGAAAGTTACCACCAGCAATATCTGGCCAAAAATCCGAATGGTTATTGTGGACTCGCAGGAACAGGTGTTTGCTTCACGCCACTCTGA